One Deinococcus sp. LM3 genomic region harbors:
- a CDS encoding S4 domain-containing protein: MKHKLSTLVAQARGGRVVRTPFLDGDDIDRRLLTGDDLNHRIAGGFPDARRVILTLHPAHIPEVDSGVQVYRVTPEDAAPHWDAQDFSVQLRRLELDEEQLGDLREDRGDFLIAATGKAAQTLAALTELGGRQVTVQPVGESAGKSSKVREVVVPSMRVDVVGAKGFGVSRAYFQQGIDGGKVRLNGSPARASSEIREGDSLSADGLGRIDFKRVVNETRRGNYKVELDVHK, from the coding sequence ATGAAGCACAAGCTCTCCACCCTGGTCGCGCAGGCCCGCGGAGGCCGGGTCGTCCGCACCCCCTTCCTGGACGGCGACGACATCGACCGCCGACTCCTGACCGGCGACGACCTGAACCACAGGATCGCCGGCGGCTTCCCCGACGCCCGCCGCGTCATCCTGACCCTGCACCCCGCCCACATCCCCGAGGTGGACAGCGGCGTGCAGGTCTACCGCGTCACGCCCGAGGACGCCGCCCCCCACTGGGACGCGCAGGACTTCAGCGTGCAACTGCGCCGCCTGGAACTGGACGAGGAGCAGCTCGGTGACCTGCGCGAGGACCGCGGCGACTTCCTGATCGCCGCGACCGGCAAGGCCGCCCAGACCCTCGCCGCCCTGACCGAACTCGGCGGACGGCAGGTCACGGTGCAGCCCGTCGGCGAGAGCGCCGGCAAGAGCAGCAAGGTGCGCGAGGTGGTCGTGCCCTCCATGCGCGTCGACGTGGTCGGCGCCAAGGGCTTCGGCGTCAGCCGCGCGTACTTCCAGCAGGGCATCGACGGCGGCAAGGTCCGCCTGAACGGCAGCCCGGCGCGCGCCAGCAGCGAAATCCGCGAGGGCGACAGCCTCAGCGCCGACGGCCTGGGCCGCATCGACTTCAAACGCGTCGTGAACGAGACCCGGCGCGGAAACTACAAAGTCGAACTCGACGTTCACAAGTGA
- a CDS encoding EAL domain-containing protein, whose translation MTPLATFSAVHATLSDLLRVHAPQATLLASLGDEVLRVRADAPAESVGPDLVPPDEWFDRGEMTWLTRDGALLGLLWTEDGDVPAAAVQVLTMLLAAARVDGTNRETEVLVTQLPVATAWLTGELTFRKVSRPFLELFGLPETQVVGQGVQQVFAGREAFLEVLAQAGAGRSVRLPDEQVRRGGAVVWVRGEARPYYGGAVAGVMLTLQDVTGEYERAARVSALLDTDTPAALLSDSGAVLQASHGLLELLPAASPVVTGAPLWAWPCFANVPSDTVRDLVRLAATGGAARAEVELQGGGTLTLSVRRTSEEGLLVAQGEAGGRDGRAPLGVMTQVLALSEDATILVDHLGRAQLVSERASALLGVEAARLVGLGVSRVLGELGVRLFTPEGEPLVMPDWKDVPLPLRREVLLALPDGTVRQMELRATGVGGEAGGARGSVLLTLRDLTALRRAQAKIRHDARHDSLTGLLNRTGLREALNVAGGAGSVVCLDIDGFGALNAALGRTACDRLLIQVAARLNDLANESRGQAARLADDSFAVTLPGLDALGAAGRVRAALQQVPLRVGQRDVSVSVALGVVMLAAGVPGDVALGDAEVAMQHAKRQGRDQVSVFNPDLREQVARAFELEEALRGAVEGEQFTLLYQPAISLREGRPVSAEALLRWNHPTLGMLSPNRFLDLASRSDLITSISEWVVQEAVLGRSAVRSALPERYGDWTVSVNLGLEELRRSAGLRRLLPLLSAEGAPDIEVAAGSLLDHSQETLGLLEQLRSLGARLSVDDFGDGASSLASLTRFPLSAVKLHPTLTARLPGDDKSLALVQGTIDLAHRLGLGVVAVGVETSEQLHMLRGLGCDAAQGYAITPPLGRAELLSWLRDH comes from the coding sequence GTGACTCCCCTTGCTACTTTTTCAGCTGTTCACGCCACCCTGAGTGACCTGCTGCGCGTGCATGCGCCGCAGGCGACGCTGCTGGCCTCGCTGGGCGATGAGGTGCTGCGCGTGCGGGCCGACGCGCCGGCCGAGTCGGTCGGGCCGGACCTGGTACCCCCGGACGAGTGGTTCGACCGGGGAGAGATGACGTGGCTCACGCGGGACGGAGCGCTGCTGGGCCTGCTGTGGACCGAGGACGGCGATGTGCCGGCGGCGGCCGTGCAGGTGCTGACGATGCTGCTGGCGGCCGCGCGGGTGGACGGCACGAACCGCGAGACCGAGGTGCTGGTCACGCAGTTGCCGGTGGCGACGGCGTGGCTGACGGGAGAACTGACGTTCCGCAAGGTCAGCCGCCCGTTCCTGGAGCTGTTCGGGCTGCCTGAAACGCAGGTGGTCGGTCAGGGAGTGCAGCAGGTGTTCGCGGGGCGTGAGGCGTTCCTGGAGGTGCTGGCGCAGGCCGGAGCGGGCCGCTCGGTACGGCTGCCGGACGAGCAGGTGCGCCGGGGCGGCGCGGTCGTGTGGGTGCGCGGCGAGGCCCGGCCGTACTACGGCGGGGCGGTGGCGGGCGTGATGCTGACCCTGCAGGACGTGACGGGCGAGTACGAGCGGGCCGCGCGGGTCTCGGCGCTGCTGGATACCGATACCCCGGCGGCGCTGCTGTCGGATTCCGGGGCGGTGTTGCAGGCCAGTCACGGGCTGCTGGAACTGCTGCCGGCGGCGTCGCCGGTCGTGACGGGCGCGCCGCTGTGGGCGTGGCCGTGCTTCGCGAACGTTCCGTCGGACACGGTGCGGGATCTGGTGCGGCTGGCCGCGACGGGCGGCGCGGCGCGCGCCGAGGTGGAATTGCAGGGGGGCGGCACGCTGACCCTCAGTGTGCGGCGCACCTCCGAGGAGGGGCTGCTGGTCGCGCAGGGCGAGGCGGGAGGCCGTGACGGGCGCGCGCCGCTGGGCGTGATGACGCAGGTGCTGGCGCTGTCCGAGGACGCCACGATCCTGGTGGATCACCTGGGCCGCGCGCAGCTGGTCAGTGAGCGGGCGTCGGCGCTGCTGGGCGTGGAGGCCGCGCGACTGGTGGGGCTGGGCGTGTCGCGGGTGCTGGGAGAGCTGGGCGTGCGGCTGTTCACGCCGGAAGGCGAACCGCTGGTCATGCCGGACTGGAAGGACGTGCCGCTGCCGCTGCGGCGCGAGGTGCTGCTGGCCCTGCCGGACGGCACGGTGCGGCAGATGGAGCTGCGCGCCACCGGCGTGGGCGGCGAGGCCGGCGGGGCGCGCGGCAGCGTGCTGCTGACGCTGCGGGACCTGACGGCGCTGCGCCGGGCGCAGGCGAAGATCCGGCACGACGCGCGGCACGATTCGCTGACCGGGCTGCTGAACCGCACCGGGCTGCGCGAGGCGCTGAACGTGGCGGGCGGGGCGGGCAGCGTGGTGTGCCTGGACATCGACGGGTTCGGGGCGCTGAACGCCGCGCTGGGCCGCACGGCCTGCGACCGGCTGCTGATTCAGGTGGCGGCGCGCCTGAACGACCTGGCCAACGAGTCGCGCGGGCAGGCGGCGCGACTGGCGGACGATTCCTTCGCGGTGACGCTGCCGGGCCTGGACGCACTGGGCGCGGCGGGGCGGGTGCGGGCGGCGCTGCAGCAGGTGCCGCTGCGGGTCGGTCAGCGGGACGTGTCGGTCAGTGTGGCGCTGGGCGTGGTCATGCTGGCGGCGGGCGTGCCGGGCGACGTGGCCCTCGGGGACGCCGAGGTGGCCATGCAGCACGCCAAGCGGCAGGGCCGTGATCAGGTGAGCGTGTTCAACCCGGACCTGCGCGAGCAGGTGGCGCGCGCCTTCGAGCTGGAAGAGGCGCTGCGCGGCGCGGTCGAGGGCGAGCAGTTCACGCTGCTGTACCAGCCGGCGATCTCGCTGCGCGAGGGGCGGCCCGTGAGTGCCGAGGCGCTGCTGCGCTGGAACCACCCGACGCTGGGCATGCTGAGCCCCAACCGGTTCCTGGATCTGGCGAGCCGCAGCGACCTGATCACCAGCATCAGCGAGTGGGTGGTGCAGGAGGCCGTGCTGGGCCGCTCGGCGGTGCGCTCGGCGTTGCCGGAACGGTACGGGGACTGGACGGTCAGCGTGAACCTGGGGCTGGAGGAACTGCGCCGCAGCGCCGGTCTGCGCCGCCTGCTGCCGCTGCTGTCCGCCGAGGGTGCCCCCGATATCGAGGTGGCAGCCGGCAGCCTGCTCGATCACAGTCAGGAGACGCTGGGGCTGCTCGAGCAGCTGCGGTCCCTGGGCGCGCGCCTGAGCGTGGACGATTTCGGGGACGGGGCCAGCAGCCTCGCGTCGCTGACGCGCTTCCCGCTGAGCGCCGTGAAACTGCACCCGACCCTGACGGCCCGCCTGCCGGGCGACGACAAGTCGCTGGCGCTGGTGCAAGGGACCATCGACCTGGCGCACCGGCTGGGGCTGGGCGTGGTGGCCGTGGGTGTGGAGACCAGCGAGCAGCTGCACATGCTGCGCGGCCTGGGCTGCGACGCCGCGCAGGGGTATGCGATCACGCCGCCGCTGGGCCGCGCCGAACTGCTGTCCTGGCTGCGTGACCATTGA
- a CDS encoding MBL fold metallo-hydrolase produces MSNHTPTDDRPTPTLARRDALRLIGTAGALAAAAPLARAQTAPAAPAAMAPMNGNGFYRQKIGDMTVTVFSDGTAPLAALLPTWGANPDRQAEFTQTLAEYHVAAANTVNHFNPVLVEQGGQRILIDTGRGGANGQLVANMRRAGIEPDSVNTVFITHGHGDHIGGLTTAGKPTFANAQHVMGEAEFNFWVTQANPNDAVKNNLIALKDRFRLIAPGQEIVPGLTSVPTPGHTANHLSVLAQSGGQGIMILGDAGGHFLISLKHQGAYVGFDTNGALAAQTRQRIFNRIVTEGLWVTGYHFPFHAIGHLRRLNARSYEYEPTLWNWS; encoded by the coding sequence ATGTCCAACCATACCCCCACCGACGACCGTCCCACCCCCACCCTTGCCCGGCGTGACGCGCTGCGCCTGATCGGCACGGCCGGCGCCCTGGCCGCCGCCGCTCCGCTCGCCCGCGCCCAGACGGCCCCCGCTGCGCCTGCCGCCATGGCCCCCATGAACGGCAACGGCTTCTACCGCCAGAAGATCGGCGACATGACCGTCACGGTCTTCAGCGACGGCACCGCGCCACTCGCCGCGCTGCTCCCCACCTGGGGCGCCAACCCGGACCGGCAGGCCGAATTCACGCAGACGCTCGCCGAGTACCACGTGGCCGCCGCGAACACCGTCAACCACTTCAACCCGGTCCTGGTCGAACAGGGCGGGCAGCGCATCCTGATCGACACCGGGCGCGGCGGCGCCAACGGGCAACTCGTGGCCAACATGCGCCGCGCCGGCATCGAGCCGGACAGCGTGAACACGGTGTTCATCACGCACGGACACGGTGACCACATCGGCGGCCTGACCACCGCCGGGAAACCCACCTTCGCGAACGCGCAGCACGTCATGGGCGAGGCGGAATTCAACTTCTGGGTCACGCAGGCCAACCCCAACGACGCCGTGAAGAACAACCTGATCGCCCTGAAAGACCGGTTCAGGCTCATCGCGCCCGGCCAGGAGATCGTCCCCGGCCTGACCAGCGTCCCCACCCCCGGCCACACCGCCAACCACCTGAGTGTCCTGGCGCAGAGCGGCGGGCAGGGCATCATGATTCTCGGGGACGCCGGCGGCCACTTCCTGATCTCCCTCAAGCACCAGGGCGCGTACGTGGGCTTCGACACGAACGGCGCACTGGCCGCGCAGACCCGCCAGCGGATCTTCAACCGCATCGTCACCGAAGGGCTGTGGGTGACGGGCTACCACTTCCCGTTCCACGCCATCGGCCACCTGCGCCGCCTGAACGCCCGCTCGTACGAGTACGAACCGACCCTCTGGAACTGGAGCTGA
- a CDS encoding insulinase family protein has translation MTSLPTAALPSALPAAPRVGERLGRYTVERVETLPEMQGTLVLLSHELGARHAHVIREDDNAAFSVTFPTVPKDSTGVAHILEHIVLMGSQRYPVPDPFFAMLPRSLNTFMNAMTSNDWTTYPFSTRNEQDFFNLLSVYLDATFFPLMRYESFRQDGHRFEFETPDDPTTPLKLQGVVYNEMKGGMANPGSVMWRAFGKALYPDLTYANNSGGAPENIPELTYDNLRAFHAAHYHPSNAFFYTYGKLPLERILDAIEVHVMGQFTAQVLDVSIPDQTPFAVPRAERAEYPGTDTERGSQVSVLWKLGLSSDADANLRWSVLSDVLLGNPAAPLTRPLIESGLGAGLADLSGYRDSFREGAFAVGLKGLGAGQVQAVETLVLDTLRAIAESGIDPELIESSLHQFEIGQKEVSNAGYPFALQVMFRMLGPWLYGGDPLTGLRLDAELDRLRADLNAGRVFEPMIERELLNNPHRVTLELAPNPELAARTEADEQALIDRLSAGFTDEDRARIVAESLRLKELQGQEHPLDTLPTLSLSDVPPSVLRLPYHTGQAGAALVARIPQPTGGLSYLDVQVRLPDVPDDLLDALPLYAFAVTRGGAAGQDYAALARRMEAVTGGVSASVSSGVRPDDLSALRLSLSFSGKALARNAPALTDVIRDLLAAPEFTRDRLEQLLRQRLAGLKASVVQSGNAYAERLAGAQVSPAGALGERFGGLSALNTLKGIVEGRAVEGQSGGISGLDDLIARFSRIRDLILAGTPVLALTATEPDLTLDLSGVTSLFTGSAPVGRPAPATAPRTPQARTTDSPVAFNAVAFQTVPYTHPDSPALLVLSRLLRSNYLLKEIREKGGAYGGAASFDTREGVFAMSSYRDPNIARTYRVFRDARAFLDTPLGQRELTEAILGASKVLDPLTSPDTAGRMRFYSDQAGYTPDVQEAFKTRLLAVTLDDLRRVMDTWLTPDRAAYAVVTGRDPNDDTLKELGLTFEVQGV, from the coding sequence ATGACTTCACTGCCAACTGCTGCGCTGCCATCTGCGCTGCCCGCCGCGCCCCGCGTGGGCGAGCGCCTGGGCCGTTACACCGTCGAGCGGGTCGAGACCCTCCCGGAAATGCAGGGCACGCTGGTGCTCCTCTCGCACGAACTGGGCGCGCGGCACGCGCACGTGATCCGCGAGGACGACAACGCCGCGTTCTCCGTGACCTTCCCGACCGTCCCGAAGGACAGCACGGGCGTGGCGCACATCCTGGAGCACATCGTCCTGATGGGCAGCCAGCGTTACCCGGTGCCGGACCCGTTCTTCGCGATGCTGCCGCGCAGCCTGAACACCTTCATGAACGCCATGACCAGCAACGACTGGACCACGTACCCGTTCAGCACCCGCAACGAGCAGGACTTCTTCAACCTGCTGTCGGTGTACCTGGACGCCACGTTCTTCCCGCTGATGCGCTACGAGTCCTTCCGCCAGGACGGGCACCGCTTCGAGTTCGAGACGCCCGACGACCCCACGACCCCGCTGAAGTTGCAGGGCGTGGTGTACAACGAGATGAAGGGCGGCATGGCGAACCCCGGCTCGGTCATGTGGCGGGCGTTCGGGAAGGCGCTGTACCCGGATCTGACGTACGCGAACAACTCCGGCGGCGCGCCCGAGAACATCCCGGAACTCACCTACGACAACCTGCGGGCCTTCCACGCGGCGCACTACCACCCCAGCAACGCCTTCTTCTACACCTACGGGAAACTCCCGCTGGAGCGCATCCTGGACGCCATCGAGGTGCACGTCATGGGGCAGTTCACGGCGCAGGTGCTGGACGTCAGCATTCCCGACCAGACGCCGTTTGCCGTGCCGCGCGCCGAGCGGGCCGAGTACCCCGGCACCGACACGGAACGCGGCTCGCAGGTCAGCGTGCTGTGGAAACTGGGCCTGAGCAGCGACGCCGACGCCAACCTGCGCTGGAGCGTGCTGAGCGACGTGCTGCTGGGCAACCCGGCTGCGCCGCTGACCCGTCCGCTCATCGAGTCCGGGCTGGGCGCGGGCCTCGCCGACCTCAGCGGCTACCGCGACTCGTTCCGTGAGGGGGCGTTCGCCGTGGGCCTCAAGGGCCTGGGGGCCGGGCAGGTGCAGGCCGTCGAGACGCTGGTGCTGGACACCCTGCGCGCCATTGCGGAGAGCGGCATCGACCCGGAACTGATCGAGAGCAGCCTGCACCAGTTCGAGATCGGGCAGAAGGAAGTCAGCAACGCCGGGTACCCCTTCGCGCTGCAGGTGATGTTCCGGATGCTGGGGCCTTGGCTGTACGGCGGCGACCCGCTGACCGGCCTGCGCCTGGACGCCGAACTGGACCGCCTGCGCGCCGACCTGAACGCCGGGCGCGTCTTTGAACCCATGATCGAGCGGGAGTTGCTGAACAACCCGCACCGCGTGACGCTGGAACTCGCGCCGAACCCGGAACTCGCCGCTCGCACCGAGGCCGACGAGCAGGCGCTGATCGACCGCCTGAGCGCGGGCTTCACCGACGAGGACCGCGCGCGCATCGTGGCCGAGAGCCTGCGCCTCAAGGAATTGCAGGGGCAGGAACACCCGCTGGATACCCTGCCCACCCTGAGCCTGTCGGACGTGCCGCCCAGCGTGCTGCGCCTCCCGTACCACACCGGGCAGGCGGGGGCCGCCCTGGTCGCCCGCATTCCCCAGCCGACCGGCGGCCTGAGCTACCTGGACGTGCAGGTGCGCCTGCCCGACGTGCCGGACGACCTGCTGGACGCCCTGCCGCTGTATGCCTTCGCGGTCACGCGCGGCGGCGCGGCCGGGCAGGACTACGCAGCCCTGGCGCGCCGCATGGAGGCCGTCACGGGCGGCGTGAGCGCCAGCGTCAGCAGCGGCGTGCGCCCCGACGACCTGAGCGCCCTGCGCCTGAGCCTCAGCTTCAGCGGCAAGGCCCTGGCCCGCAACGCCCCCGCCCTGACTGACGTGATCCGCGACCTGCTGGCCGCGCCGGAATTCACCCGCGACCGCCTGGAACAGCTGCTGCGCCAGCGACTCGCGGGCCTGAAGGCCAGCGTCGTGCAGAGCGGCAACGCCTACGCCGAGCGGCTGGCCGGGGCGCAGGTCAGCCCCGCCGGGGCGCTCGGCGAACGCTTCGGGGGCCTGAGCGCCCTGAACACCCTCAAGGGCATCGTGGAAGGCCGGGCCGTGGAGGGTCAGAGCGGCGGCATCAGCGGCCTCGACGACCTGATCGCCCGCTTCAGCCGCATCCGCGACCTGATCCTGGCCGGCACGCCCGTCCTGGCCCTGACCGCCACTGAACCGGACCTGACGCTGGACCTGAGCGGCGTGACCAGCCTGTTCACGGGCAGCGCCCCCGTCGGTCGCCCGGCCCCCGCCACTGCCCCCCGCACGCCGCAGGCCCGCACGACCGACTCGCCCGTCGCGTTCAACGCCGTGGCGTTCCAGACCGTGCCGTACACCCACCCGGACAGCCCGGCCCTGCTGGTCCTGTCGCGCCTGCTGCGCAGCAACTACCTGCTCAAGGAAATCCGCGAGAAGGGCGGCGCGTACGGCGGCGCCGCCAGCTTCGACACCCGCGAGGGCGTGTTCGCCATGAGCAGCTACCGCGACCCGAACATCGCCCGCACCTACCGCGTGTTCCGCGACGCCCGCGCTTTCCTCGACACCCCCCTCGGGCAGCGCGAACTGACCGAGGCGATCCTGGGCGCCAGCAAGGTCCTCGATCCCCTCACCAGCCCCGACACCGCCGGACGCATGCGCTTCTACAGCGACCAGGCCGGCTACACGCCCGACGTGCAGGAGGCCTTCAAGACCCGCCTGCTGGCCGTCACGCTCGACGACCTGCGCCGCGTCATGGACACCTGGCTGACCCCCGACCGCGCCGCGTACGCCGTTGTCACTGGCCGCGACCCCAACGACGACACCCTGAAAGAACTCGGCCTGACCTTCGAAGTTCAGGGCGTGTAA
- a CDS encoding Ig domain-containing protein, with the protein MAPHAPAVRLALAGLLTALLAACGQEITGTTSSTQDALYFADSPSGLPPLYTGEVYAATLTPAGGAGPYTARLAGGTLPPGLTLSGLNLSGTPNRTGTYTFTVEVTDSTLSTRSKEYRLTVQDLPALSLAPTLPVGEIRGDTRIPVTISAPRTVRAARLVWDLPAGVSVSGAQPGQTGGVLFWRQDGQRLTVDVGFKTVPRSGARVALLSLKVTKPVTLAGSALGFEARDGQGKLLSEKLMPDEQKKRDEAAAKAAAEKAAADRAAADRAAAEKAGPAAPAAPVTPAVPPASTPPAPSTPVSPAPAGPPDPAAPTPPGSTPREGTPPGGTP; encoded by the coding sequence ATGGCACCTCACGCACCCGCCGTCCGGCTCGCGCTGGCTGGCCTGCTCACGGCCCTGCTGGCAGCCTGCGGTCAGGAGATCACCGGCACGACCAGCAGCACGCAGGACGCACTGTACTTCGCGGACAGTCCGTCCGGGCTGCCGCCGCTGTACACCGGCGAGGTCTACGCGGCCACCCTGACCCCGGCGGGCGGCGCGGGGCCGTACACGGCGCGGCTGGCGGGCGGCACCCTCCCGCCGGGCCTGACCCTCAGCGGCCTGAACCTGAGCGGCACGCCGAACAGGACCGGCACGTACACCTTCACGGTCGAGGTCACGGACTCCACGCTCTCCACCCGCAGCAAGGAGTACCGCCTGACCGTGCAGGACCTGCCGGCGCTGTCGCTGGCCCCCACGTTGCCCGTCGGCGAGATTCGCGGAGACACGCGCATTCCCGTGACGATCAGCGCGCCCCGGACGGTGCGGGCCGCGCGGCTGGTGTGGGACCTGCCGGCCGGCGTGAGTGTCAGCGGCGCGCAGCCGGGCCAGACGGGCGGCGTGCTGTTCTGGCGGCAGGACGGCCAGCGCCTGACCGTGGACGTGGGCTTCAAGACCGTGCCGCGCAGCGGGGCGCGCGTGGCGCTACTCAGCCTGAAGGTCACGAAACCCGTCACGCTGGCCGGGTCGGCGCTGGGTTTCGAGGCGCGCGACGGTCAGGGCAAGCTGCTGAGCGAGAAACTGATGCCCGACGAGCAGAAGAAACGCGACGAGGCCGCCGCGAAAGCCGCCGCAGAGAAAGCCGCTGCGGACAGGGCTGCGGCTGACAGGGCTGCGGCCGAGAAGGCGGGTCCGGCGGCGCCCGCCGCGCCCGTCACTCCAGCGGTCCCCCCGGCCTCCACTCCCCCGGCCCCCAGCACGCCCGTCTCCCCCGCCCCGGCCGGTCCCCCGGACCCGGCGGCGCCCACTCCACCCGGCAGCACCCCACGCGAAGGCACCCCGCCCGGAGGCACCCCGTGA
- a CDS encoding RNA-binding S4 domain-containing protein, translated as MTDSSYSPYDPDTIDLQDFLKLRGMVETGGEAKFRVQGGEVRLNGQIETRRRRKLRRGDIIEYAGQRVTVEW; from the coding sequence ATGACCGATTCCAGTTACTCTCCCTACGATCCGGACACCATCGACCTGCAGGACTTCCTGAAGCTGCGCGGCATGGTCGAGACGGGCGGCGAGGCCAAGTTCCGCGTGCAGGGCGGCGAGGTCCGCCTGAACGGGCAGATCGAGACGCGCCGCCGCCGCAAGCTTCGCCGGGGCGACATCATCGAGTACGCCGGGCAGCGCGTCACGGTGGAGTGGTAA